The Buttiauxella selenatireducens genome has a window encoding:
- a CDS encoding alpha-2-macroglobulin family protein: protein MRAMRLGALAVTLVAALALSGCDNNDKPQPVAKSDSAAQQSAAPAAKPDASQLEKLAKDSAGKSLKLLDASEVQLDGAATLVLTFSIPLDPNQDFSRVAHLVDKTSGKVDGAWELSADLKELRLRHLEPKRELILTVDSGLLALNKTTFDSPFEKQISTRDIQPSVGFASRGSLLPTKVIAGLPVMALNVDKIDVNFYRIKSESLSSFISQWQYRNSVSNWESDNLLKLADLVYSGRFDLNPARNTREKLLLPLGEIKPLQQPGVYIAIMNQAGHYSYSNAATLFTLSDIGVSVHRYHDRLDVFTQSLENGAAQSSVEISLLDEKGQTLAQAKSDGDGHATLEKPGKGTLLLARTTEQTTLLDLSRPALDLAEFDIAGDAGFTKQFFMFGPRDLYRPGETVLLNALLRDSDGKALPAQPVKLEVVKPDGQVARTQVWQPEKGLYQFSYPLNPNVQTGNWQVRVNTGDNQPRIWSFKVEDFMPERMALNIKGNKDPVSPDESVSFQITGRYLYGAPASGNNLQGQLFLRPLREAVSALPGFQFGDINEENLSRNLDEVQLQLDEQGKTTVSTDSQWADVHSPLRLVLQTSLLESGGRPVTRRAEQAIWPDDALPGIRPQFASKEIYDYRTDSTRTQPIVDEDTNAGFDIVYANAKGEKLAVSGLDVRLIRERRDYFWSWEEGEGWQSQYDQKDLIEAEQKLTLAAGETGKVAFPVEWGSYRLEVRDPETNNLSSMRFWAGYSWQDNSDGEGAVRPDRVTLKIDKPTYKPGDTINLHISAPAAGKGYAMVESSDGPLWWKEIDVPEKGLDIAIPVDKSWQRHDLYLSTLVIRPGDKSRSATPKRAVGILHLPLADESRRLGLTLEAPAKMRPNQNLTVKVKTQPINGEMPKQINVLVSAVDSGVLNITDYKTPDPWEAFFGRKRYGADLYDIYGQVIEGEGRLAALRFGGDGDEGDALSRGGKKPVNHVTIIAQQAQRVQLDEKGEGTVALPIGDFNGELRVMAQAWTDDRFGHSENKVVVAAPLVTELAAPRFMASGDSSRLAMDLTNLTDQPQQLNVNLNTSGLLSLDSAASQTVKLMPGARKTLFISVRALDGFGDGQLNAQINGVNLPGETFAALQKQWTLSVRPPFPAQSINSGAVLAPGEVWDIPPRHISGLAPATLEGQVLLSGRPPLNLARYIRELKAYPYGCLEQTTSGLFPSLYTNQAQLAALGIKGTSDEQRRAAIDLGISRLLDMQRDNGSFGLWDKEGPEEYWLTAYVTDFLVRASEQGYSVNVDSLNKANQRLLRYLQDSGLIALRYSDDAAASKFAIQAYAGQVLARQQKAPLGALRDLWQRHSSARAGLPLVQLGVALKLMGDAPRGEEAIKLGLQTRRSDERIWMADYGSELRDKAMVLSLLEENKLLPDQQSNLLSDLSNLAFSQRWLSTQESNALFLAGRNWQTVKGDWQAQVSFTDEPLASGQSMTRNLTAEQLNSLQVTNTGPGNLYLRLDSAGYPQQSPAPYSNVLHIERHFLDAKGNSKSLSELKSGELVMVWLDVWADKNVPDALVVDLLPAGLELENQNLSESSASLSESDNQVQGLLSQMQQADIQHMEFRDDRFVAALPLNESQHATLVYLARAVTPGTYQVPVSQVESMYVPQWRATGASTGMLTIHP, encoded by the coding sequence ATGAGAGCAATGCGTCTGGGTGCGCTGGCGGTGACGCTAGTGGCGGCTTTGGCCCTTTCAGGGTGCGACAATAACGACAAACCTCAGCCGGTGGCGAAAAGCGATAGTGCGGCCCAGCAAAGTGCGGCTCCAGCGGCAAAACCGGACGCCTCACAACTTGAAAAGTTAGCGAAGGATTCCGCTGGCAAATCGTTGAAATTGCTGGATGCCTCCGAGGTTCAGCTTGATGGCGCAGCCACGCTGGTCCTCACCTTCTCCATTCCACTCGATCCCAATCAAGACTTCTCCCGCGTGGCTCATTTGGTGGATAAGACCAGCGGTAAAGTGGACGGCGCGTGGGAACTTTCAGCTGACCTAAAAGAATTACGTTTGCGCCATCTTGAGCCTAAACGTGAACTGATACTGACGGTTGATAGCGGTTTGCTTGCTCTCAATAAAACAACTTTTGACAGCCCCTTCGAGAAACAAATTTCGACACGTGACATTCAACCGAGCGTTGGGTTTGCCAGCCGGGGTTCCTTGCTGCCAACCAAAGTGATTGCAGGTTTACCGGTGATGGCGCTCAACGTCGATAAAATTGACGTCAATTTTTACCGGATAAAAAGCGAATCGTTAAGCTCATTCATCAGCCAGTGGCAATACCGAAACTCAGTCTCTAACTGGGAATCTGACAATTTGCTCAAGCTTGCGGATTTGGTTTACAGCGGCAGGTTTGACCTCAATCCTGCGCGCAATACCCGTGAAAAACTGCTGCTACCGCTAGGTGAAATCAAACCGCTGCAACAACCTGGCGTCTATATCGCGATTATGAATCAGGCCGGTCATTACAGTTATAGCAATGCGGCAACATTGTTTACGTTAAGCGACATCGGGGTGTCCGTACACCGCTACCATGACCGGTTAGATGTCTTCACCCAAAGCCTGGAAAATGGTGCGGCACAGTCCAGTGTGGAAATCTCCCTGCTTGATGAAAAAGGACAAACCCTGGCACAAGCGAAGAGCGATGGTGATGGCCACGCTACGCTTGAAAAACCAGGCAAAGGGACGTTATTACTCGCGCGTACTACAGAACAAACTACGTTGCTGGATTTGAGCCGCCCGGCACTGGACCTGGCTGAATTCGATATTGCCGGAGATGCCGGGTTCACTAAGCAATTCTTTATGTTTGGCCCAAGGGATCTTTATCGTCCGGGTGAAACCGTTCTGCTTAATGCTTTACTGCGCGATAGCGATGGGAAAGCACTGCCTGCTCAACCGGTAAAACTGGAAGTGGTGAAGCCAGATGGCCAGGTCGCCAGAACGCAAGTCTGGCAACCAGAAAAGGGTTTGTATCAATTCAGCTACCCATTGAATCCGAATGTGCAAACCGGCAACTGGCAGGTGCGCGTAAATACCGGCGATAATCAGCCACGTATCTGGTCATTTAAAGTTGAAGACTTCATGCCAGAGCGTATGGCACTGAATATCAAGGGTAATAAGGATCCCGTCAGCCCTGATGAATCTGTGAGCTTCCAGATTACAGGTCGTTATCTGTACGGTGCACCAGCGTCCGGTAACAATCTGCAAGGACAGCTGTTCTTGCGCCCGCTTCGTGAAGCGGTGTCTGCTCTACCAGGGTTCCAGTTTGGCGATATAAACGAAGAAAACCTGTCTCGTAATCTCGATGAAGTCCAGCTCCAGCTTGATGAGCAAGGTAAAACAACAGTCAGTACCGATAGCCAATGGGCTGATGTCCACTCGCCATTACGATTGGTGCTACAAACCAGTTTGCTGGAATCGGGTGGTCGTCCAGTGACGCGTCGTGCTGAACAAGCTATCTGGCCAGACGACGCGCTGCCTGGCATTCGCCCGCAATTCGCCAGCAAAGAGATCTACGATTACCGAACTGACAGCACTCGTACTCAACCTATCGTTGATGAAGATACTAATGCCGGTTTTGACATTGTTTATGCCAATGCAAAAGGGGAAAAGCTGGCGGTTTCTGGGCTTGATGTGCGGCTCATCCGCGAGCGCCGGGATTATTTCTGGAGTTGGGAAGAGGGTGAAGGCTGGCAGTCTCAATATGACCAGAAAGACCTCATAGAAGCGGAGCAAAAGCTCACGCTTGCAGCGGGTGAAACCGGCAAAGTGGCTTTCCCTGTTGAATGGGGGTCCTACCGTCTTGAAGTACGTGATCCGGAGACAAACAATCTCAGCAGCATGCGTTTCTGGGCGGGTTACAGTTGGCAAGACAACAGTGACGGTGAAGGCGCTGTACGACCAGACCGCGTGACGCTGAAAATAGATAAACCAACTTATAAGCCTGGCGATACGATTAATCTGCATATTTCTGCCCCAGCGGCGGGAAAAGGCTACGCGATGGTGGAATCCAGCGATGGTCCACTGTGGTGGAAAGAAATTGATGTGCCAGAAAAAGGCCTGGATATCGCAATTCCAGTGGATAAAAGTTGGCAACGGCACGACCTGTATTTGAGCACGTTGGTGATACGGCCTGGTGATAAGAGCCGTTCGGCAACACCAAAACGCGCAGTCGGTATTTTGCATCTTCCACTGGCTGATGAAAGCCGCCGACTTGGGCTTACGTTAGAAGCCCCCGCTAAAATGCGCCCGAATCAGAACCTGACAGTGAAAGTAAAAACCCAGCCTATTAACGGGGAAATGCCGAAGCAAATTAATGTGCTGGTTTCCGCTGTGGATAGCGGGGTACTGAATATTACTGACTACAAAACCCCAGACCCGTGGGAAGCCTTCTTTGGTCGTAAACGTTACGGCGCGGATTTATACGATATCTATGGTCAGGTGATTGAAGGGGAAGGGCGCTTAGCCGCATTACGCTTTGGTGGTGATGGTGACGAAGGAGATGCATTAAGCCGCGGCGGTAAAAAACCGGTTAACCACGTCACGATCATTGCCCAACAAGCTCAGCGAGTGCAACTTGACGAAAAAGGTGAAGGCACGGTTGCGCTCCCTATTGGCGATTTCAACGGCGAGTTGCGTGTCATGGCGCAAGCCTGGACCGATGACCGTTTTGGTCATAGCGAGAATAAAGTGGTAGTTGCTGCGCCACTTGTGACGGAACTGGCTGCGCCGCGCTTTATGGCGAGCGGTGATAGCAGTCGTTTAGCGATGGATCTCACTAACCTGACCGACCAACCGCAACAACTGAATGTAAACCTGAACACCAGCGGCTTGCTTTCGCTGGACTCAGCGGCATCACAAACCGTGAAATTGATGCCGGGCGCGCGTAAAACTCTGTTTATCTCAGTCCGCGCGTTGGATGGTTTTGGTGATGGGCAACTGAATGCGCAAATCAATGGCGTCAACTTACCTGGCGAAACATTTGCAGCCCTGCAAAAACAATGGACCTTATCTGTGCGTCCTCCGTTCCCGGCTCAAAGTATCAACAGTGGTGCGGTACTTGCTCCCGGTGAAGTGTGGGATATTCCGCCGCGACATATTTCCGGTTTAGCTCCTGCAACACTTGAAGGACAGGTATTACTCAGTGGTCGCCCGCCGCTAAACCTGGCGCGTTATATCCGTGAGCTTAAAGCGTATCCGTATGGTTGCCTTGAACAAACGACCAGTGGCCTGTTCCCTTCGCTTTATACCAATCAGGCACAGCTTGCCGCTCTGGGGATAAAAGGAACCTCTGATGAGCAGCGTCGCGCAGCAATCGATCTGGGAATTTCTCGTCTGCTCGATATGCAGCGCGATAACGGCAGCTTTGGTTTATGGGACAAAGAAGGGCCGGAAGAGTACTGGCTAACGGCTTATGTGACTGATTTCCTGGTCCGTGCTAGCGAGCAAGGTTACAGCGTTAATGTAGATTCGCTCAATAAAGCCAATCAGCGTCTGCTGCGCTACCTTCAGGATTCAGGGCTAATTGCATTACGTTATAGCGATGATGCCGCTGCCAGTAAATTTGCGATTCAAGCCTATGCAGGCCAGGTATTAGCGCGTCAGCAAAAAGCACCTCTTGGAGCGTTGCGTGATCTTTGGCAGCGCCATAGCTCTGCCCGTGCCGGTTTGCCATTGGTGCAACTTGGCGTGGCGTTAAAGTTAATGGGTGATGCGCCGCGTGGCGAAGAAGCTATCAAGTTAGGGTTGCAAACCCGTCGTAGTGACGAGCGAATCTGGATGGCTGATTACGGTAGTGAATTGCGTGATAAAGCAATGGTTCTCAGTCTTCTGGAGGAGAACAAATTGCTGCCAGACCAGCAAAGTAACTTGCTGTCTGATCTCTCTAACCTCGCCTTTAGCCAACGCTGGCTTTCGACACAGGAAAGTAACGCACTCTTCCTGGCTGGCCGTAACTGGCAAACGGTGAAAGGAGATTGGCAAGCGCAGGTCTCCTTTACTGACGAACCACTGGCGAGTGGGCAATCAATGACACGTAATTTAACAGCCGAACAGCTCAATAGCCTGCAAGTGACTAACACTGGCCCGGGCAATCTCTATCTCCGCCTGGACAGCGCGGGTTATCCGCAACAGTCTCCAGCACCATATAGCAATGTGTTGCACATTGAGCGCCATTTCCTGGATGCCAAAGGTAACAGCAAATCGTTGTCAGAGCTGAAAAGCGGTGAGCTAGTGATGGTCTGGTTAGATGTTTGGGCGGATAAAAATGTGCCTGATGCGCTGGTGGTCGATCTACTGCCTGCCGGGCTTGAACTGGAAAATCAGAACCTGTCAGAAAGCAGTGCCAGCCTGAGCGAAAGCGATAATCAGGTTCAGGGGTTACTGAGCCAGATGCAACAGGCGGATATCCAGCACATGGAATTCCGTGATGATCGCTTTGTTGCGGCATTGCCACTCAATGAAAGCCAGCATGCGACACTGGTTTACCTGGCGCGAGCGGTGACTCCAGGGACGTATCAGGTGCCGGTTTCTCAAGTGGAATCGATGTATGTTCCGCAGTGGCGGGCAACAGGAGCCAGCACTGGCATGCTGACTATTCATCCGTAA
- the pbpC gene encoding peptidoglycan glycosyltransferase PbpC (penicillin-binding protein 1C) produces the protein MVAPLIFCLGILLADRLWPLPLSQANPARVVVAADGTPLWRFADENGIWRYPVTLNDVSPRYLEALINYEDRWFWEHPGINPLSILRAAGQDLLSGKVVSGGSTLTMQVARLLDPHPRTFGGKIRQVWRALQLEWHLSKEQILTLYLNRAPFGGTLQGVGAASWVYLGKSPEHLSYAEAALLAVLPQAPSRLRPDRWPERAQAARDKVLLRMAEQAVWEPQQVKESLEEPVWLTTRQMPQLAPLLSRYLVNRSDAQKITTTIDAPLQRQLEELALNWKAQLPARSSLAMLVVDHTTMEVRGWVGSADINDQSRFGHVDMVTAIRSPGSVLKPFVYGLALDDGLIHPTSLLQDVPRRFGDYRPGNFDTGFHGPVSMSEALVRSLNLPAVQVLEAYGPKRFAAQLRNVGLDLRFPANSEPNLSLILGGGGARLDQLVAAYSAFARHGRAAHLRLQPDQPLLERPLMSAGAAWIIRRVLAGEAQPQPDATLPAVVPLAWKTGTSYGYRDAWAIGINPRYLIGIWTGRPDSTPVAGQFGLGSAVPLLNQVNNMLQATSAVQQARLPVDPRPATVSAGEICWPGGQTLALGDSNCRRRLSGWLLDDSQPPTLDAQGQEGVQGSRKLVWLDEQGKRVAADCPNATRHIISLWPLPLEPWLPVSERRAARLPAVSEQCPPQQKDEVTPLLLLGVREGAILKRLPGELSLVLRLSTQGGQGDRWWFLNGEPMSEKQNGIALNLDKPGKYQVLVLDEAGQIAAAHFTLQ, from the coding sequence ATCGTTGCGCCTCTCATTTTTTGTCTGGGGATTTTGCTGGCAGACCGGCTTTGGCCGCTGCCACTATCTCAGGCGAATCCTGCACGTGTCGTGGTTGCAGCAGATGGCACCCCCCTGTGGCGTTTTGCTGACGAGAACGGCATCTGGCGCTATCCGGTCACGCTTAATGATGTTTCACCCCGTTATCTCGAAGCCCTGATCAACTATGAAGATCGCTGGTTTTGGGAGCATCCAGGTATTAACCCACTTTCGATACTACGTGCAGCCGGCCAGGATCTTCTGAGCGGAAAAGTGGTTTCGGGTGGCAGTACATTGACGATGCAAGTGGCTCGCTTGTTGGATCCCCACCCCCGAACATTTGGCGGAAAAATCCGCCAGGTGTGGCGGGCTCTGCAACTTGAGTGGCATCTTTCGAAAGAGCAAATTCTCACCCTTTATTTGAATCGCGCACCCTTTGGCGGCACGTTACAGGGAGTGGGCGCGGCCAGTTGGGTCTACCTGGGAAAATCTCCTGAGCATCTTAGTTATGCGGAAGCGGCTTTATTGGCTGTACTCCCGCAAGCACCTAGCCGCCTGCGTCCAGACCGCTGGCCTGAGCGGGCACAAGCTGCACGTGACAAAGTGCTGCTTCGCATGGCCGAACAAGCTGTCTGGGAACCGCAACAGGTTAAAGAATCTCTCGAAGAACCCGTTTGGCTAACTACACGCCAGATGCCGCAATTAGCTCCATTACTTTCACGTTATCTGGTAAATCGCAGCGACGCTCAGAAAATAACTACCACTATCGATGCACCGTTACAGCGCCAACTGGAAGAACTGGCGTTGAACTGGAAAGCTCAACTTCCGGCGCGTTCATCATTGGCGATGTTGGTCGTCGATCACACCACTATGGAAGTACGCGGTTGGGTTGGTTCGGCCGATATTAATGATCAAAGTCGTTTCGGCCATGTTGATATGGTCACGGCAATTCGGTCACCAGGCTCGGTGCTTAAACCTTTTGTCTATGGCCTGGCGCTGGACGATGGGTTGATTCATCCCACTTCGTTGTTACAGGATGTGCCACGCCGCTTCGGTGATTACCGCCCAGGAAATTTCGACACGGGTTTTCATGGCCCGGTCAGTATGAGTGAAGCACTGGTACGTTCGCTCAATCTCCCTGCGGTGCAAGTGCTTGAAGCATATGGGCCAAAACGCTTTGCTGCACAACTGCGTAACGTGGGTTTGGATCTGCGTTTTCCTGCAAACAGCGAGCCTAATCTTTCGCTCATTCTTGGAGGCGGCGGGGCGCGATTGGATCAGTTAGTTGCCGCTTATAGCGCATTTGCTCGCCATGGGCGCGCGGCACATTTGCGTTTACAGCCAGACCAACCATTGCTGGAACGGCCATTGATGTCTGCGGGAGCTGCCTGGATTATTAGGCGAGTACTGGCGGGTGAAGCCCAGCCGCAACCGGATGCGACGTTACCCGCTGTAGTCCCTTTGGCGTGGAAAACGGGTACCAGCTACGGTTATCGCGATGCGTGGGCTATCGGGATAAATCCCCGCTATCTCATTGGTATCTGGACTGGACGCCCTGATAGCACGCCGGTTGCTGGGCAGTTTGGTTTAGGTAGCGCCGTGCCGCTGTTAAATCAGGTCAATAATATGCTGCAAGCCACTTCCGCTGTTCAGCAGGCACGCCTGCCTGTTGACCCGCGTCCGGCAACGGTTTCTGCGGGCGAAATTTGCTGGCCGGGAGGGCAAACTCTGGCCCTGGGAGACAGCAATTGCCGACGCAGGTTATCGGGATGGTTACTGGATGATAGCCAACCGCCAACGCTTGATGCGCAGGGACAAGAAGGCGTTCAGGGATCAAGAAAGTTGGTCTGGCTGGACGAGCAAGGGAAACGTGTGGCGGCGGATTGCCCAAATGCGACACGACATATTATTTCTTTGTGGCCGTTGCCACTTGAGCCCTGGTTGCCCGTCAGTGAGAGAAGAGCCGCTCGTTTGCCAGCGGTTTCGGAACAATGTCCACCGCAGCAGAAAGATGAAGTTACGCCTTTATTATTGTTAGGGGTACGTGAGGGCGCTATTTTGAAGCGTCTACCTGGCGAATTAAGCTTAGTGCTTCGTCTTAGTACGCAGGGTGGGCAAGGTGATCGCTGGTGGTTTTTGAACGGTGAGCCGATGAGTGAAAAGCAAAACGGGATCGCGCTAAATCTGGATAAACCGGGAAAGTATCAAGTATTGGTGCTTGATGAAGCCGGGCAGATTGCTGCTGCTCATTTCACTTTGCAGTAG
- the ndk gene encoding nucleoside-diphosphate kinase, with protein sequence MAIERTFSIIKPNAVAKNVIGNIYARFESAGFKIVGAKMLHLTSAQAQGFYAEHEGKPFFDGLVEFMTSGPIVVSVLEGENAVQRHRDILGATNPANALAGTLRADYADSFTENGTHGSDSLESAAREIAYFFAEGEVCPRTR encoded by the coding sequence ATGGCTATTGAACGTACTTTTTCCATCATCAAACCAAACGCGGTGGCAAAAAACGTTATTGGTAATATTTATGCTCGTTTTGAATCCGCAGGGTTTAAGATTGTTGGCGCAAAAATGTTGCACCTGACTTCTGCACAGGCACAGGGTTTCTATGCTGAGCACGAAGGCAAACCATTCTTCGACGGCCTGGTTGAGTTTATGACTTCCGGTCCAATCGTTGTGAGCGTTCTGGAAGGTGAAAATGCGGTTCAGCGTCACCGTGACATTCTGGGCGCAACTAACCCAGCTAACGCTCTGGCGGGTACTCTGCGTGCAGACTACGCGGATAGCTTCACCGAAAACGGCACCCACGGCTCTGATTCTTTAGAATCAGCTGCTCGCGAAATCGCCTATTTCTTCGCTGAAGGTGAAGTTTGCCCACGCACTCGCTAA
- a CDS encoding bifunctional tRNA (adenosine(37)-C2)-methyltransferase TrmG/ribosomal RNA large subunit methyltransferase RlmN, producing the protein MSEQIVTPETPVSVVSNKSEKINLLDLNRQQLREFFADMGEKPFRADQVMKWMYHYCSDDFDEMTDINKVLRNKLKEVAEIRAPEVAEEQRSADGTIKWAIRIADQLVETVYIPEEDRATLCVSSQVGCALECKFCSTAQQGFNRNLRVSEIIGQVWRAAKIIGAQKKTGVRPITNVVMMGMGEPLLNLNNVVPAMEIMLDDFGFGLSKRRVTLSTSGVVPALDKLGDMIDVALAISLHAPTDDIRDEIMPINKKYNIETFLAAVRRYLEKSNANQGRVTVEYVLLDHVNDGTEHAHQLAECLKDTPCKINLIPWNPFPGAPYGRSSNSRIDRFSKVLMSYGFTTIVRKTRGDDIDAACGQLAGEVIDRTKRTLRKRMQGEPIDVKAV; encoded by the coding sequence ATGTCAGAGCAAATTGTCACTCCTGAGACACCTGTTTCAGTCGTTTCCAACAAGTCAGAAAAAATTAACCTGTTGGATCTTAACCGCCAGCAACTGCGAGAGTTCTTCGCTGATATGGGCGAAAAACCTTTCCGTGCTGATCAAGTCATGAAATGGATGTATCACTATTGCAGTGATGACTTCGATGAAATGACCGACATCAACAAAGTTCTGCGCAACAAACTCAAAGAAGTCGCTGAAATTCGCGCACCTGAAGTTGCTGAAGAGCAACGCTCTGCCGATGGCACCATCAAATGGGCAATCAGAATCGCCGATCAGCTGGTCGAAACGGTATATATCCCTGAAGAAGACCGCGCTACATTGTGTGTCTCCTCTCAGGTTGGTTGTGCTCTGGAATGTAAATTCTGCTCAACAGCTCAGCAAGGTTTTAACCGTAACCTGCGTGTTTCTGAAATTATTGGCCAGGTATGGCGTGCGGCTAAAATTATCGGTGCGCAAAAGAAAACCGGCGTACGTCCTATCACCAACGTGGTGATGATGGGGATGGGTGAGCCGCTACTGAACCTCAACAACGTGGTTCCAGCAATGGAAATCATGCTTGATGATTTCGGTTTTGGGCTTTCTAAACGTCGCGTAACGCTTTCCACATCGGGTGTGGTTCCCGCGCTGGATAAATTGGGCGACATGATTGATGTGGCACTTGCCATCTCTTTGCATGCTCCGACCGATGATATTCGTGACGAAATCATGCCGATCAACAAAAAGTACAACATCGAGACTTTCCTGGCCGCGGTGCGCCGCTATCTGGAGAAATCCAACGCCAACCAGGGCCGTGTCACTGTGGAATACGTTCTGCTTGATCATGTCAACGATGGTACTGAACATGCGCATCAACTGGCTGAATGCCTTAAAGATACGCCATGTAAAATTAACCTGATCCCATGGAACCCGTTCCCGGGTGCGCCATATGGTCGTAGTTCCAATAGCCGAATTGACCGTTTCTCAAAAGTACTGATGAGCTACGGTTTCACTACCATTGTGCGTAAAACACGTGGCGATGATATTGATGCGGCATGCGGACAGTTGGCAGGTGAAGTTATCGACCGAACCAAACGTACGTTACGTAAACGTATGCAAGGTGAACCTATTGATGTTAAAGCAGTCTGA
- the rodZ gene encoding cytoskeleton protein RodZ: MNTEATHESNAAKTTGERLRTAREELGLSQQAVAERLCLKVSTVRDIEDDKAPADLASTFLRGYIRSYARLVRIPEEELLPMMAKQAPIKAAKVAPMQSFSLGKRRKKRDGWLMTFTWLVLFVVVGLTGAWWWQNHKAQQEEISTMADQSSAELSASNSNSQSVPLNTSDSSAADTSAQQPVQAPATQSAPTTDSTQNLAPAATAQQTTPADSSAVVSPSQAPAENVQATTPPAPNATLPTDQAAVTTPATATADPNALVMNFNADCWLEVTDATGKKLFSGMQRKDGNLNLAGQAPYKLKIGAPAAVQIQFQGKPVDLSRFIRTSQVARLTVSAE; encoded by the coding sequence ATGAATACTGAAGCCACTCACGAATCAAATGCAGCAAAAACCACGGGCGAACGTCTACGTACAGCGCGTGAAGAACTCGGTCTTAGCCAACAAGCTGTGGCAGAACGCCTGTGCTTGAAGGTTTCTACCGTCCGGGATATTGAAGATGACAAGGCGCCTGCCGACTTAGCGTCAACGTTCCTGCGTGGTTATATCCGCTCTTATGCACGACTGGTGCGTATCCCTGAAGAAGAACTGTTGCCAATGATGGCAAAACAGGCGCCGATTAAGGCTGCCAAAGTTGCCCCAATGCAAAGTTTTTCCCTGGGGAAACGTCGTAAGAAACGTGACGGTTGGTTAATGACCTTTACATGGCTTGTTCTGTTTGTTGTTGTCGGTCTGACGGGCGCATGGTGGTGGCAGAACCACAAGGCGCAGCAGGAAGAAATTTCGACGATGGCAGATCAATCCTCAGCTGAACTTTCAGCGAGTAATAGCAATTCTCAATCAGTTCCATTGAATACCAGTGATTCATCCGCAGCTGATACTTCAGCCCAGCAGCCTGTGCAGGCGCCTGCGACGCAATCTGCACCTACGACTGATTCAACACAAAATCTGGCCCCGGCAGCAACGGCTCAGCAAACCACTCCAGCAGATTCTTCCGCTGTAGTGTCACCAAGCCAGGCACCTGCAGAAAATGTGCAGGCCACAACACCGCCTGCGCCGAATGCCACTTTACCTACCGATCAAGCCGCTGTGACTACACCTGCAACGGCGACGGCTGACCCGAATGCATTAGTGATGAACTTTAATGCCGATTGCTGGCTTGAAGTGACCGATGCGACGGGTAAAAAACTGTTCAGCGGCATGCAACGTAAAGATGGCAATTTGAATTTAGCCGGTCAGGCACCGTATAAGTTGAAAATTGGTGCTCCGGCGGCAGTACAGATTCAGTTCCAGGGTAAACCTGTCGACCTGAGTCGTTTTATCAGAACTAGCCAGGTTGCACGTCTGACGGTAAGTGCTGAATAA